Proteins encoded within one genomic window of Bacillus sp. 1NLA3E:
- a CDS encoding FtsX-like permease family protein, producing MSKFFYPKLALTNINKHRKTYIPYILTCICTIAMFYIMHFMSGNPGLKEMSGGESLIQILNLGNIVIGIFSVIFLFYTNSFLIKRRKMEFGLFNILGMEKKHIARVIIWETFFVTVISMITGAVSGMVLSKLMFLLLNNILRFEVPLSYFVSVKSIGITLVLFFGIFTLTLLNNLRHIHLAKPIELLRGGQAGEKEPKTKWVLVLIGVATLSSGYYIALVTESPLAVLNKFFFAVLLVIIGTYALFTSGTIALLKLLRKNKVFYYQTKHFISVSGMIYRMKQNAIGLANICILSTMVLVMLSTTVSLYIGMEDLLKNRFPKEINISASNLSEEQAQIVEKMVHEEAGKYQIKLKGQVSYRSAAFPTLRVGNTFKTDRTTTKKFINISMIELIPLDEFNQLENLSVTLEDNEVLLYTFRGDPVKKTMTIASQEFQIKEQLKDFTINGDASAMMTDSYVVVVKDEETITALYPVEEMNAIEWKDLSFYYGFDAEGSPENEIALTKALSQKLNELSIDALAEGKEASRESFYSLYGGLFFLGLFLGTLFIMATVLIMYYKQISEGYDDKERFAIMQKVGLSKDEIKKSIKSQVLIVFFLPLVSAVIHIAFAFKVITKLLALLNLTNIGLFVLCTAATILIFAAFYALVYRLTAREYYKIVS from the coding sequence ATGAGTAAATTTTTCTATCCAAAACTGGCCCTAACTAATATTAATAAACACCGGAAAACGTATATCCCTTATATTCTTACCTGTATCTGTACGATTGCGATGTTTTATATCATGCATTTTATGTCCGGAAATCCGGGGCTGAAAGAAATGTCCGGCGGAGAGTCTTTAATCCAGATTTTAAATTTAGGCAACATTGTCATTGGGATCTTTTCAGTTATATTCTTGTTTTACACCAACAGCTTTTTAATCAAACGACGGAAAATGGAATTTGGGTTATTTAACATACTTGGAATGGAGAAAAAGCACATTGCCAGAGTGATTATATGGGAGACTTTTTTCGTCACTGTCATCAGTATGATCACGGGGGCAGTAAGCGGAATGGTCTTAAGCAAGTTAATGTTTTTGCTTTTAAATAACATTTTACGTTTCGAAGTGCCGCTTTCGTATTTTGTTTCGGTAAAATCAATCGGAATTACCTTGGTCCTTTTTTTTGGCATTTTTACCCTAACGCTTCTCAATAATTTACGGCATATCCACCTAGCAAAACCGATTGAATTGCTGCGAGGCGGTCAGGCCGGTGAAAAAGAACCAAAAACGAAATGGGTTCTCGTCTTAATCGGAGTGGCAACACTCTCTTCCGGATACTATATCGCACTGGTAACCGAATCACCATTAGCTGTGTTAAATAAATTTTTCTTTGCCGTGTTGCTCGTCATTATCGGGACATACGCCTTGTTTACCTCCGGCACGATTGCCTTGTTAAAATTATTACGAAAAAACAAAGTATTTTATTATCAAACAAAGCATTTCATCAGTGTATCCGGCATGATTTATCGGATGAAACAAAACGCAATAGGCTTAGCCAATATTTGTATTCTTTCAACCATGGTATTGGTCATGTTGTCAACCACAGTGTCCCTGTATATTGGGATGGAAGATTTGTTGAAAAATCGCTTTCCAAAAGAGATTAATATTTCAGCCAGTAATCTATCAGAAGAACAGGCACAAATAGTGGAAAAAATGGTCCATGAAGAAGCAGGAAAATACCAAATCAAATTAAAGGGCCAAGTGTCTTATCGCTCGGCAGCCTTTCCAACACTAAGGGTGGGAAACACATTTAAAACAGATCGCACAACCACGAAGAAATTTATAAATATTTCCATGATAGAACTAATCCCGCTTGATGAGTTCAACCAGCTGGAGAATCTTTCGGTTACCCTAGAAGACAATGAGGTACTCTTATACACCTTTAGGGGAGACCCGGTTAAAAAAACGATGACAATCGCAAGCCAGGAATTCCAAATTAAAGAACAGTTAAAAGACTTTACCATCAATGGCGATGCATCGGCTATGATGACAGACAGTTATGTCGTCGTTGTAAAAGATGAAGAAACGATTACAGCTTTATACCCTGTTGAAGAAATGAATGCGATTGAATGGAAGGATTTATCTTTTTATTACGGCTTTGACGCTGAAGGAAGCCCTGAAAATGAGATTGCCTTAACAAAAGCTTTATCACAAAAGTTGAATGAATTGTCCATCGATGCACTTGCGGAAGGGAAAGAGGCATCAAGAGAATCATTTTATTCCTTATACGGAGGCCTTTTCTTCCTCGGTCTTTTCCTTGGCACGTTATTCATCATGGCCACCGTCTTAATTATGTACTATAAACAAATATCAGAAGGCTATGATGACAAAGAACGATTCGCGATTATGCAAAAAGTAGGCTTGAGTAAAGACGAAATTAAAAAGTCGATAAAGAGCCAAGTACTGATTGTATTTTTCCTACCGCTTGTTTCAGCCGTTATTCACATCGCCTTTGCCTTCAAAGTCATTACGAAACTATTGGCGCTGTTAAACTTAACAAACATCGGACTCTTCGTCCTATGTACAGCAGCAACCATTCTCATCTTTGCCGCATTTTACGCATTGGTTTATAGATTAACAGCAAGAGAATATTATAAGATTGTCAGTTAG
- a CDS encoding GMC family oxidoreductase, whose translation MSKNTFDFIVIGAGTAGGVIAKKLSDDESTSVLVLEPGTNMVKELSSPSGAVSGILASDNRHSFNIFTNAEPSIGGQQLRISSGRAIGGSSEHNAMYAVRGSSKLYDEWADTVGSQWSYNNVSSLFIKNETYTGKTQEPEERGRKGPIFVRQQTIPKDGLSVTLAKAASDVLNIPIVEDYNTGIRDCTFFKSQFLNKEVNGQFVRSSTATGYLNRKIVTQGNEFHPDEVGVGSRNLIILAKTTVNKILFEQDRKIQVAVGVEFVRNGKSNRAFAKKGIIVSAGNFSSVILQRSGIGNPADLAKAGIETLINSPNVGHNFQAHFTIGMGVEVKTKRILELMSADPDNPFPLGAFKGDGRSGGRRLQIYGSPTPTFLPTQDALANNWGFDPKKQSNIMSIGLFDLNPKSRGTILAAHSDPEAYPSIDLNPLGDPDDLDFMVDQYIETFHIMKKARELDPEGIYKVVYPPEKIFEISNEEEQRKKIESYVRASYRNIFHFGGQCKMARSIRDGVVDGYLNVFGTKNLKVADLSISPILPDGNTSMPSQMIGLNAVRFIREESS comes from the coding sequence GTGTCAAAAAATACTTTCGATTTTATCGTGATTGGGGCCGGAACTGCAGGCGGAGTAATTGCAAAAAAATTATCGGATGACGAAAGTACATCTGTACTTGTCCTTGAACCAGGAACAAATATGGTTAAAGAACTAAGCAGTCCTTCTGGTGCAGTTTCAGGTATTTTAGCATCTGATAATAGGCATTCCTTTAATATATTTACAAATGCAGAGCCAAGTATTGGGGGTCAGCAGCTTAGAATATCAAGCGGCAGAGCGATCGGGGGAAGCTCAGAGCATAATGCCATGTATGCAGTACGGGGAAGCAGTAAACTTTATGATGAGTGGGCAGACACTGTTGGATCTCAATGGAGTTATAACAATGTCAGTTCTTTATTCATAAAAAATGAAACTTATACAGGAAAGACGCAAGAACCCGAAGAACGCGGAAGAAAGGGCCCCATTTTTGTCAGGCAGCAAACCATTCCCAAGGATGGGCTTTCCGTTACGTTGGCAAAAGCAGCATCAGATGTATTAAATATTCCCATTGTTGAGGATTACAATACTGGTATAAGGGATTGTACATTTTTCAAATCACAATTTTTAAATAAGGAAGTGAATGGACAGTTCGTTCGCTCCTCTACTGCCACAGGATATTTAAACAGAAAAATTGTGACACAAGGAAATGAGTTCCATCCAGATGAAGTTGGAGTTGGCAGCAGAAATTTAATTATATTGGCTAAAACAACAGTGAATAAAATTCTATTTGAACAAGATAGAAAAATTCAAGTTGCCGTGGGCGTTGAATTTGTCAGAAACGGTAAATCAAATAGAGCATTCGCCAAAAAGGGGATCATAGTTAGTGCAGGTAATTTTTCCTCAGTTATTTTGCAACGTTCTGGAATTGGAAATCCGGCAGATTTAGCGAAAGCAGGTATTGAAACACTTATAAACAGCCCAAATGTGGGGCACAACTTTCAAGCCCATTTTACGATTGGAATGGGAGTAGAAGTAAAAACTAAGCGGATTTTAGAACTCATGTCTGCAGACCCAGACAATCCATTTCCACTGGGTGCTTTTAAAGGAGACGGTAGAAGTGGAGGCCGCCGCCTTCAAATATATGGATCCCCAACACCAACGTTTCTCCCCACTCAAGATGCACTGGCCAATAATTGGGGGTTCGATCCTAAAAAGCAGAGCAATATTATGAGCATTGGCCTTTTCGACCTAAACCCAAAAAGCAGGGGTACTATATTGGCCGCACACAGCGATCCTGAGGCCTATCCTTCCATCGACCTTAATCCGCTTGGAGATCCTGATGATCTGGATTTCATGGTTGATCAGTATATTGAGACCTTCCACATTATGAAGAAAGCACGTGAACTCGACCCTGAAGGCATTTACAAGGTCGTATACCCACCTGAAAAAATCTTTGAGATAAGCAATGAGGAAGAACAGCGTAAAAAAATAGAAAGTTACGTAAGGGCTTCTTATCGCAATATCTTCCACTTTGGAGGTCAATGCAAGATGGCCAGGAGTATTCGTGACGGCGTTGTAGATGGATATCTGAATGTCTTTGGCACCAAGAACCTGAAAGTCGCCGATCTTTCCATCTCCCCCATTTTACCAGATGGCAACACTTCCATGCCTTCTCAAATGATCGGTTTAAATGCAGTTCGATTTATTCGTGAAGAGTCTTCCTAA